GGAGCTAGTCACGGACTCAAATCTACCAAGTGCCCGCGACACGAAAGAATCGCTGCGATTCTACAGGTCCAACAATCCATCAGGAGGTGTGATTGTTGCCGTCCCCTCGTCCAGATCAACGTCAGGGACAATGGCGTGAACAAACGGGATGAGAGCTTCTTTTCCGCTGGTCAGCTTGACTTCCAGAATTTCACCAGCGGGACCGTGCATCACTCCTGTGACTTCGCCGATGTCTTCACCATTGTGGATGATGCGCAGGCCCTCCAACTCATGGTCGTAGAAACCGTCATCGTCATCTTCCACTTCCAGAGGTGGCGCAAAGAAGCGAGTGCCACGCAAAGAATCCGCCACATTCCGGTCAGGGACTTCCTTGAACTTGATCAACAACCGGCCTTGATGCGCGCGTGCTGCATCGATGGTCAAGGAGTGGTCTTTGCCTGCTTGTTTTCCATTTAGAACTTCGCCCTTGGCAAAGCGGATCTCGGGTTCATCCGTAGTGATCTCCACCACCACTTCTCCCCTAATACCGTGTGATTTAACGACCTTGCCGATCTGCAATTCCTGCTGTGCGCTCATAGAAGAAAATTCTAGGCCACGGCCAACGGAAGTTTTAAACCCCGTTTTCCCGTTTTAATTATAGTGGGCAATGGATGGTGAATTACCTTCAACTCGAAAGGCTTCTCCCATGGATTTCCTCCACCTCCTCGACTTGGCCCCCGCCCCACACCCCACCAAAAATCGCCCCTCAGTTAAGCGGCTTCTTAACGCCGATGGTGCCAATCTCATCGCTTTTACATTCAGCCCTGGCCAATCACTCCCCGATCACCGCTCAGCGCATCCGGTCACTTTGCAGGCACTTACTGGAGAACTAACAGTTAGTGTCGATGGTTCAACGCACACACTCACGCCGGGCACAATTATCCACATCAATGCTCAACACACCCACCGCGTGGATTCTGTCCTTGAATCTGGTGATGCGGTTTTGCTGCTGTCGATGTTAACAGGGGAAAAGGTGAGCTAGTCTTGCCGGTTTTATGTTCACTCAGGCCCGATTCCGGGACTGATTTGTGCATGAAAAAACCGCCTGCCTCCACACAAAGCGCGGAACAGGCGGTCAAAGAAGGGCTATTTATGCCTCTTCGGAAGCGTCCTCTCCAGGAGCTTCTTCGGACTCAGCCTCAGCAGCGGCAGCCTTTTCTGCAGCAGCCTTCTCAGCTGCCTCCTTGGCTTCCTTCTCGTCGCGAGCCTTCTTCTTCTTCTCGGTGATTGCTTCAGCGGTTGGGCCGTTGTTAGCCTCTGCCAGAGCCTGGTTGAACAGCTCAAGCTTAGATGGCTTAGGCTCTGCAACCTTGAGGGTGCCCTCTGCACCCTCGATGCCCTTGAACTTCTGCCAGTCGCCGGTCACCTTGAGCAGTGCAGCAACAGCGTCGGTTGGCTGAGCGCCAACAGACAGCCAGTGCTGAGCGCGCTCAGAGTTGATCTTGATGACAGAAGGCTCAGCCTTTGGCTCGTAGATACCGATGTTCTCGATAACCTTGCCGTCGCGCTTGGTGCGTGCATCAGCGATGACAACGCGGTAGTGCGGGGTACGGATCTTGCCGAGGCGCTGGAGCTTAATCTTTACAGCCATGTGAAATTTCCTCACTAGGTCACTGGGCAGTACGGACACTCACCCTGTGCTGGTGAGCCGGTTCAACCCTTCTTGTTTAACCTGCGCGTGACTCCTCCGGACGACCGTGGTCGTTGGCGGCAATACGCAGGAAAGTCTTTAGTGTTGTCACACCCATTCGAGTGCAGACAACCTGAATTATCTTAGCCAACGAGGTGCAAAAAGAGAAATTATCCGCTGAACATGTCGCCGTAAAACGTTTGCTGAAGTATCCCAATCCGCGAAAGAGGAGTAGATTTAAACATTGTGCTTCCGATTGCATCCGGCAATAACGACCGGAATTTGATCAACTACGTCGACGGTGGTCGATTCGATGAAATCATGCTCACCGGAGATCTCACCGGTTTGAATAGTTTTCTCACCAACGCCGGCCCCAATGCTCGAGATGACGATGACCGAACTGTCCTCATGCGCGCTGCCGAAGCGGGAAACCTTATGGTCGTTGCTCGGTTGTTAGACCTTGGCGCCAACCCAACGATCACCACTGATGATGGACTAACGGCTCTTCACATCGCTGCGATGAAAGGCGATGACGGAATCGTTGAATGCCTCATCGAATCCGGCGCAGCGCTTGACGCCACAGATAACCGGGGTCGCACTCCCCTGTGGTACGCGGCTGCACACAATCTTCCGGATTCCTCCGTTGTCGATGTGCTTCTTCGGGCGGGTGCAAATATTCGGGTTCGCGACATCAACGGCGTAAGCCCTGATGATTTGATGTAGTTCGGTGTTCCCGAAAAGCTATCGGACAACGCTTTTCAACCCGGTACTCGCGGCAAATCGCAAAACAATGCCCCACGCTGCGAGGATATGTGGTGCCACCAATGGAGAGTACTCAAATCGAAATGCTTCCAATGTAATGCCGTAGCCCAACTGCATGTCATGCAAAATGCCCCCCAGGCAACCCAATAACCTCAAGCGCCGGTTCGGCCATGAATCCACGGACAAGCATGGCAGCAGGAGTAAACGGCAAAACGTTCATGATGTCAACCACGATCTGAGGAAGTGACATCGGCAGGATATATGCACCTGTCATGAACCCAACCAAGGTACCCACCACTGATGAGAGCGCCGACATTCCGCCTGGAGATTACGCCATCGAAATGAGGAAAACTCCCAGTGCAGAAAAATATAGTCAGCAGGATGAGCACCGCAATGAGCTGAAGATATCCCAAAACGTAGCGACATGGTGTCCAAGGATCGCCAACCCAATATCACCCACCGCTACTTCGAGCTTAGGACACCGTGAGCTGAGTCCCCGTAATTGGAGCGACTAGGAAATCTTCCATTCTTCCCTGAGTTCGACCCTCCACTACCACGCTCAGTGCCGCGTGGGGGAACAGTAATCGCAGAGGTGACGAAGATTCCCATAA
The window above is part of the Corynebacterium deserti GIMN1.010 genome. Proteins encoded here:
- the rimM gene encoding ribosome maturation factor RimM (Essential for efficient processing of 16S rRNA); amino-acid sequence: MSAQQELQIGKVVKSHGIRGEVVVEITTDEPEIRFAKGEVLNGKQAGKDHSLTIDAARAHQGRLLIKFKEVPDRNVADSLRGTRFFAPPLEVEDDDDGFYDHELEGLRIIHNGEDIGEVTGVMHGPAGEILEVKLTSGKEALIPFVHAIVPDVDLDEGTATITPPDGLLDL
- a CDS encoding cupin domain-containing protein, giving the protein MDFLHLLDLAPAPHPTKNRPSVKRLLNADGANLIAFTFSPGQSLPDHRSAHPVTLQALTGELTVSVDGSTHTLTPGTIIHINAQHTHRVDSVLESGDAVLLLSMLTGEKVS
- the rpsP gene encoding 30S ribosomal protein S16; this encodes MAVKIKLQRLGKIRTPHYRVVIADARTKRDGKVIENIGIYEPKAEPSVIKINSERAQHWLSVGAQPTDAVAALLKVTGDWQKFKGIEGAEGTLKVAEPKPSKLELFNQALAEANNGPTAEAITEKKKKARDEKEAKEAAEKAAAEKAAAAEAESEEAPGEDASEEA
- a CDS encoding ankyrin repeat domain-containing protein; the protein is MLPIASGNNDRNLINYVDGGRFDEIMLTGDLTGLNSFLTNAGPNARDDDDRTVLMRAAEAGNLMVVARLLDLGANPTITTDDGLTALHIAAMKGDDGIVECLIESGAALDATDNRGRTPLWYAAAHNLPDSSVVDVLLRAGANIRVRDINGVSPDDLM